Proteins found in one Candidatus Binatia bacterium genomic segment:
- a CDS encoding tetratricopeptide repeat protein encodes MDANLVTCPRCGERLPEGFTRCDACGAYLVPHPSGSASAPAPGKRLNVAAGPRRAPARAASSPWVYLVVGLVVGGAVGYALRSGVGTGASGGAPKGPADVMAGAGGGEGGGMGGPPGGTGMGAAPGGMGAGMAGGQMPPDIAAAVQKYNSALMMDPKDLQANIGLGNLEFDSQQWDRAIGHYTTALEKDPKNADVRVDRAIAYHSMGQDAKAKEEMLRVTKEHPDHRNAWLNLGVVSAATGDKPGAIKAWERYLQLEPSGTHSAAIRDELNQLKQSP; translated from the coding sequence ATGGACGCCAACCTGGTCACCTGCCCGCGCTGCGGCGAGAGGCTCCCCGAGGGATTCACGCGCTGCGACGCGTGCGGGGCCTACCTCGTGCCGCATCCCTCGGGCTCCGCCTCGGCGCCCGCGCCGGGCAAGCGGCTGAACGTCGCCGCGGGTCCGCGGCGCGCTCCCGCGCGCGCGGCGAGCTCTCCCTGGGTCTATCTCGTGGTCGGTCTCGTCGTCGGCGGCGCCGTGGGCTATGCGCTCCGCTCCGGCGTCGGGACGGGAGCGAGCGGCGGCGCGCCCAAGGGTCCGGCGGACGTGATGGCCGGCGCCGGCGGCGGTGAAGGCGGCGGCATGGGCGGCCCGCCGGGCGGAACGGGGATGGGTGCCGCGCCGGGCGGAATGGGCGCCGGCATGGCCGGCGGACAGATGCCTCCCGACATCGCGGCCGCGGTGCAGAAGTACAACTCCGCGCTCATGATGGACCCGAAGGATCTCCAGGCGAACATCGGCCTCGGCAATCTCGAGTTCGATTCCCAGCAGTGGGACCGGGCGATCGGGCACTACACGACGGCCCTCGAGAAGGATCCCAAGAACGCCGACGTGCGCGTGGATCGCGCGATCGCCTACCACAGCATGGGACAGGACGCGAAGGCGAAGGAGGAGATGCTTCGCGTCACGAAGGAGCATCCCGATCATCGGAACGCCTGGCTCAATCTCGGCGTCGTGAGCGCCGCGACCGGGGACAAGCCGGGCGCCATCAAGGCCTGGGAGCGCTACCTCCAGCTCGAGCCCAGCGGAACGCACTCCGCGGCGATCCGGGACGAGCTGAACCAGCTGAAGCAGAGCCCCTAG
- a CDS encoding PAS domain S-box protein: MITPEPSRAGAAPERSFDALSPLDDRVFRRIVEGARDYAIFLLSPEGVIRTWNLGAERIKGYAPSEIIGQHFSRFYPQEANDRGWPMRELEIAKAEGRFEDEGWRLRKDGSRFWANVVITAIYDDSGELAGFSKITRDLSERRRHEESLRESEERFRLLVEGVSDYAIVFLNPEGYVSSWNVGARRIQGYGADEIIGRHFSLFFPAEAKSAGAPQRLLDQARATDRVEDDGWRVRRDGSRFWANEVITALYDHEGSLRGYAKVTQDMTQRRKIEVLEETARRVNEFLAMLAHELRNPLAPIRNAVGLMRAKRIDDPTLQWSRDVIERQTAHLSRLVDDLLDVSRITSGRLTLQRERLDLAVVFERAVEASRPLIEGRRQALEVRLPETPLWVDGDLIRLAQIVLNLLNNAAKYTPAGGNIWLSGALEAGRAVIRVRDSGVGISADLKTRIFDLFTQGARTLDRSDGGLGIGLTLVERLAALHGGTVEVVSAGANQGSEFIVRLPSAATPREAPSAPGAAGSAASRAVRRRVLVVDDNRDSTETMSMLLGVWGHDTRSANDGPSALTIAAAFQPEVVLLDIGLPGMDGYEVARRMHELPGLRSTVLIAMTGYGQEEDRLRSRSAGFARHLVKPADPGALRQLLEALPE, encoded by the coding sequence ATGATCACGCCCGAGCCGTCGCGCGCCGGGGCCGCTCCGGAGCGCTCCTTCGATGCACTCTCACCCCTCGACGACAGGGTCTTCCGTCGTATCGTCGAGGGAGCGCGGGACTACGCCATCTTCCTGCTCAGCCCCGAGGGCGTCATCCGGACCTGGAATCTGGGCGCGGAGCGCATCAAGGGGTACGCCCCGTCGGAAATCATCGGCCAGCACTTCTCCCGCTTCTACCCGCAGGAGGCGAACGACCGGGGATGGCCGATGCGCGAGCTGGAGATCGCCAAGGCCGAGGGCCGCTTCGAGGACGAAGGATGGCGGCTTCGCAAGGACGGCTCCCGCTTCTGGGCCAACGTCGTCATCACCGCGATCTACGACGACAGCGGCGAGCTGGCGGGCTTCTCCAAGATCACCCGCGACCTGAGCGAGCGCCGGCGCCACGAAGAGTCCCTCCGTGAGAGCGAGGAGCGCTTCCGGCTCCTGGTCGAGGGGGTCTCCGACTACGCCATCGTGTTCCTGAATCCGGAAGGGTACGTGAGCAGCTGGAACGTGGGCGCGCGCCGGATCCAGGGCTACGGGGCCGACGAGATCATCGGGCGCCACTTTTCCCTCTTCTTCCCCGCCGAGGCGAAGAGCGCGGGGGCGCCCCAGCGCCTCCTGGATCAGGCGCGCGCCACCGACCGCGTCGAGGACGATGGGTGGCGCGTGCGCCGCGACGGCTCGCGCTTCTGGGCGAACGAGGTGATCACCGCCCTCTACGACCACGAGGGATCGCTCCGCGGCTACGCCAAGGTGACGCAGGACATGACCCAGCGCCGGAAGATCGAGGTGCTGGAGGAGACCGCGCGCCGCGTGAACGAATTCCTCGCCATGCTCGCGCATGAGCTCCGGAATCCGCTCGCCCCGATCCGGAACGCCGTGGGCCTGATGCGCGCGAAGCGGATCGACGACCCCACGCTCCAGTGGTCGCGCGACGTGATCGAGCGGCAGACCGCCCACCTCTCGCGCCTGGTCGACGACCTCCTGGACGTGAGCCGGATCACCAGCGGGCGCCTCACGCTGCAGCGCGAGCGGCTGGACCTGGCCGTGGTCTTCGAGCGTGCCGTGGAGGCCAGCCGTCCCCTGATCGAGGGGAGGCGCCAGGCGCTGGAGGTCCGCCTGCCCGAGACCCCGCTCTGGGTGGATGGGGACCTGATCCGGCTCGCCCAGATCGTGCTCAATCTCCTGAACAACGCGGCCAAGTACACGCCGGCCGGGGGGAATATCTGGCTGAGCGGAGCGCTGGAGGCGGGAAGGGCCGTGATCCGCGTGCGGGATTCCGGCGTGGGGATCTCCGCCGACCTCAAGACCCGGATCTTCGACCTCTTCACCCAGGGGGCGCGCACGCTGGACCGCTCGGACGGCGGCCTGGGCATCGGCCTCACGCTGGTCGAGCGTCTCGCGGCGCTGCACGGCGGCACGGTGGAAGTGGTGAGCGCCGGCGCGAACCAGGGGAGCGAGTTCATCGTTCGGCTTCCGTCGGCGGCCACGCCGCGCGAGGCCCCTTCGGCTCCGGGCGCCGCGGGCTCCGCGGCGAGCCGCGCCGTGCGGCGGCGCGTGCTCGTGGTGGACGACAACCGCGACTCCACCGAGACCATGTCGATGCTCCTGGGCGTCTGGGGGCACGACACCCGGAGCGCGAACGACGGTCCCTCGGCCCTCACGATCGCCGCGGCGTTCCAGCCCGAGGTGGTCCTGCTCGACATCGGGCTCCCCGGCATGGACGGCTACGAGGTCGCGCGACGGATGCACGAGCTGCCCGGGCTGCGAAGCACGGTCCTCATCGCGATGACCGGTTACGGCCAGGAGGAGGATCGCCTGCGCTCCCGCTCGGCGGGTTTCGCCCGGCACCTCGTGAAGCCCGCCGACCCGGGCGCCTTGCGGCAGCTCCTGGAGGCGCTGCCGGAGTAG
- a CDS encoding heavy metal-associated domain-containing protein, whose amino-acid sequence MNRILSKAAPLAAAALLVAGSAFAGGASCGSGDAARSASSGHHCEGMKTEGASAMSCPTVKAGQNIYSFAVPGAECQNCVKSIQTALMAQKGVACAYMDLASHTAYVIADRSFDRNAIAKCIQTAGFKNKYTGQGPKVQAQFAKAMSSSSGKAPAACPYKESKEKDKI is encoded by the coding sequence ATGAATCGCATCCTCAGCAAAGCTGCACCTCTTGCCGCGGCCGCCCTCCTCGTGGCCGGGTCCGCGTTCGCCGGCGGCGCTTCCTGCGGAAGCGGCGACGCCGCCCGCTCGGCTTCGTCGGGGCATCACTGCGAAGGCATGAAGACCGAGGGCGCGTCGGCGATGTCCTGTCCGACGGTCAAGGCCGGACAGAACATCTACTCGTTCGCCGTTCCGGGCGCCGAGTGCCAGAACTGCGTCAAGTCGATCCAGACGGCGTTGATGGCCCAGAAGGGCGTCGCCTGCGCCTACATGGATCTCGCGAGCCACACCGCCTACGTCATCGCCGACCGCTCCTTCGACCGGAACGCGATCGCCAAGTGCATCCAGACCGCCGGCTTCAAGAACAAGTACACGGGGCAGGGCCCGAAGGTGCAGGCGCAGTTCGCCAAGGCGATGAGCTCGTCCTCGGGCAAGGCCCCGGCGGCGTGCCCGTACAAGGAGAGCAAGGAGAAGGACAAGATCTGA
- a CDS encoding TIGR04282 family arsenosugar biosynthesis glycosyltransferase — MSRDAVALFAKAPRPGSVKTRLSPPLSPDEAAAVARACLEATLRRFPAAVPASWTLFLDGALEPWLARLAADRGVAVASQGGGDLGARLARAFRALHDGGARRAVAIGADSPTLDPARIGEGLARLDGADAVLGPARDGGYYLIGIRPGREALFEGIPWSTPGVAEATRRRAAASGWTMAELPEWYDVDDAGDLLRAAEDAAECPELARVVAALWVRLRA, encoded by the coding sequence GTGAGCCGGGACGCGGTCGCCCTCTTCGCGAAGGCGCCCCGCCCCGGGTCGGTCAAGACGCGGCTCTCGCCGCCCCTTTCGCCCGACGAAGCCGCAGCGGTCGCGCGCGCCTGCCTCGAAGCGACCCTGCGCCGCTTTCCCGCCGCCGTCCCGGCCTCGTGGACGCTCTTCCTCGACGGCGCGCTCGAGCCCTGGCTGGCGCGGCTCGCGGCCGATCGCGGGGTCGCCGTCGCGTCCCAGGGCGGCGGCGACCTGGGGGCGCGCCTCGCCCGCGCGTTCCGGGCCCTCCATGACGGCGGCGCGCGGCGCGCCGTGGCGATCGGCGCGGACAGCCCCACCCTGGACCCGGCCCGGATCGGCGAGGGGCTCGCGCGTCTCGATGGCGCGGACGCGGTGCTCGGGCCCGCGCGCGACGGCGGCTACTACCTGATCGGGATCCGGCCGGGGCGCGAGGCGCTATTCGAAGGAATCCCCTGGAGCACGCCGGGCGTGGCGGAGGCGACGAGGCGGCGCGCGGCGGCATCGGGCTGGACGATGGCGGAGCTGCCGGAGTGGTACGACGTGGACGATGCCGGGGATCTGCTGCGCGCGGCGGAGGACGCCGCGGAATGTCCCGAGCTGGCGCGGGTCGTCGCCGCGCTTTGGGTCCGGCTGCGAGCCTAG
- a CDS encoding Do family serine endopeptidase — translation MESRETVRAAKVLLVAGGLLLIGIVVGFILAGGSNSSPVLQAKESVVSSGLESPFTAIAERTLPGVVSIETKRNATGSDGPYSQFEGPYGDFFRRLFPETPQQPQQQRRNIRIPSSGSGFIIDRAGYILTNNHVVRDAAEITVTLNDHRKFKARVVGTDPGTDVAVIKVVGAGDLPVVPLGDSDEIRIGDWAIAIGNALGELDGTLTVGVISAKGRTNLAIQGGAPSYQNFIQTDASINFGNSGGPLLNIRGEAIGINTAVNPSGEGIGFAIPINIASSISKQLIATGKVTRGYLGILPQELTPELADNWGIQGHGVLVGGVSSNTPASQAGFQVKDVITDFDGKAVDDVQRFRLLVAETPVNKKVAVRVLRNGKPRDLAVTLAERPPEDQVAKADNATPSTASDWLGIQVSALGSDAAGEFNLHDKTGVVITDVTEGSGADDSGLRPGDVVKEVNDIPVKDMMEYTHAVEAAKRKNPAKPVVFLIKRGDATQFVAVEPSQD, via the coding sequence ATGGAATCTCGTGAAACGGTCCGCGCCGCGAAGGTCCTTCTCGTCGCGGGCGGACTCCTGCTCATCGGCATCGTCGTCGGATTCATCCTCGCGGGCGGGAGCAACTCCTCGCCGGTGCTCCAGGCCAAGGAGAGCGTGGTCTCGTCCGGGCTCGAGAGCCCGTTCACGGCCATCGCCGAACGGACGCTCCCCGGAGTCGTGAGCATCGAAACGAAGCGCAACGCCACCGGATCGGACGGCCCGTACTCGCAGTTCGAGGGCCCCTACGGCGACTTCTTCCGGCGCCTGTTCCCCGAAACCCCGCAGCAGCCCCAGCAGCAGCGCCGGAACATCCGGATCCCGAGCAGCGGCTCGGGTTTCATCATCGATCGCGCCGGCTACATCCTGACCAATAACCACGTGGTCCGGGACGCCGCCGAGATCACGGTGACGCTGAACGACCACCGCAAGTTCAAGGCGAGGGTCGTCGGCACCGATCCGGGCACCGACGTCGCCGTCATCAAGGTCGTGGGCGCCGGCGATCTGCCGGTGGTGCCTCTGGGCGACTCCGACGAGATCCGGATCGGCGACTGGGCGATCGCGATCGGCAATGCCCTGGGCGAGCTGGACGGCACGCTCACCGTGGGCGTGATCAGCGCCAAGGGCCGCACGAACCTGGCCATCCAGGGCGGCGCCCCCAGCTACCAGAACTTCATCCAGACCGACGCCTCCATCAACTTCGGAAACAGCGGCGGTCCGCTCCTCAACATTCGCGGCGAGGCGATCGGCATCAACACGGCCGTCAATCCGTCGGGCGAGGGGATCGGATTCGCCATCCCGATCAACATCGCGAGCAGCATCTCGAAGCAGCTGATCGCAACCGGCAAGGTGACGCGCGGCTACCTGGGCATCCTGCCTCAGGAGCTGACCCCCGAGCTGGCGGACAACTGGGGTATCCAGGGACACGGCGTGCTGGTCGGCGGCGTGAGCTCGAACACCCCGGCGTCGCAGGCCGGCTTCCAGGTCAAGGACGTGATCACCGACTTCGACGGGAAGGCCGTGGACGACGTGCAGCGCTTCCGGCTCCTGGTCGCCGAGACGCCGGTGAACAAGAAGGTCGCCGTGCGCGTGCTCCGGAACGGCAAGCCGCGCGACCTCGCGGTCACGCTGGCGGAGCGTCCGCCCGAGGACCAGGTCGCCAAGGCCGACAATGCGACGCCCAGCACGGCGTCGGATTGGCTGGGAATCCAGGTCTCCGCGCTGGGCAGCGACGCGGCGGGCGAGTTCAACCTCCACGACAAGACCGGCGTCGTGATCACCGACGTCACCGAAGGCAGCGGCGCCGACGACTCGGGGCTCCGGCCGGGGGACGTGGTCAAAGAAGTGAACGACATCCCGGTCAAGGATATGATGGAATACACGCACGCGGTCGAAGCCGCGAAGCGCAAGAATCCGGCGAAGCCGGTGGTCTTCCTGATCAAGCGAGGCGATGCGACCCAGTTCGTGGCCGTCGAGCCCTCTCAAGATTAA
- the rsgA gene encoding ribosome small subunit-dependent GTPase A: protein MSLARRRGYAPAIVPTTPTTARPTVLQVYGVTALIWDGQTIREATLATRLKADADPSLSSSLAVGDEVALEEGSPPRIVSVAPRRTRLERAATGSRGRELTQVIAANADQTVIVSSFDDPPFRPGLIDRWTLLALRGGMEPVLCLNKVDLASTEAARRVVLEANIPLETIYVSAKTDEGLETLRAQLAGRSTVFVGHSGVGKSSLLRRLIPDAEAATGELSERTRKGKHTTTSSRLYPLPEGGLLIDTPGVRSVVLGRTSADEVAGVFGEIAHAPPCRFRPCTHRTEPGCAVLAGLQSGAVPRAVYQRYRKLLEEVELP from the coding sequence TTGTCGCTGGCCCGGCGCCGCGGCTATGCTCCCGCCATCGTACCGACCACGCCGACAACCGCACGACCGACGGTCCTCCAAGTCTACGGCGTCACCGCGCTCATCTGGGACGGGCAGACGATCCGCGAGGCGACCCTGGCCACCCGCCTCAAGGCCGACGCGGACCCCTCCCTCTCGAGCTCGCTTGCCGTGGGGGACGAGGTCGCGCTGGAGGAGGGATCGCCGCCCCGCATCGTGTCGGTGGCGCCGCGGCGCACGCGCCTCGAGCGCGCGGCGACCGGCTCGCGAGGCCGGGAGCTGACGCAGGTGATCGCGGCGAACGCCGATCAGACGGTGATCGTCTCGTCGTTCGACGATCCCCCGTTCCGGCCCGGCCTGATCGACCGATGGACGCTGCTCGCGCTGCGCGGCGGCATGGAGCCGGTGCTCTGCCTCAACAAGGTGGACCTGGCCTCGACCGAGGCCGCGCGCCGCGTCGTGCTCGAGGCGAACATCCCGCTCGAGACGATCTACGTGAGCGCGAAGACCGACGAGGGGCTGGAGACGCTCCGCGCCCAGCTGGCGGGCCGGTCCACGGTGTTCGTGGGGCACTCGGGCGTGGGCAAGTCGTCCCTCCTGCGCCGGCTGATTCCCGACGCCGAAGCGGCCACCGGCGAGCTCAGCGAGCGCACGAGGAAGGGGAAGCACACCACGACCAGCTCGCGCCTCTACCCGCTGCCCGAGGGGGGCCTCCTGATCGACACGCCGGGCGTCCGGAGCGTCGTCCTCGGCCGCACCTCGGCGGACGAGGTGGCCGGCGTCTTCGGCGAGATCGCGCACGCGCCTCCCTGCCGCTTCCGTCCCTGCACGCACCGGACGGAGCCGGGGTGCGCCGTTCTGGCCGGCCTCCAGTCGGGCGCGGTTCCCCGCGCGGTGTACCAGCGCTACCGGAAGCTCCTCGAAGAGGTGGAGCTTCCATGA
- a CDS encoding glycoside hydrolase family 3 N-terminal domain-containing protein, whose translation MTGGGMAGPSLAAARIGPEEVVERLGELMIVGVPGTAMTPEVEARLRAIAPSGVIFFASNFADAGGAARYARAAHAVVGTPDLPALVAADEEGGMVSQLSGFWEVPPSARAVASSGGPPLVKDLAARTARRLLALGVNLDFAPVVDIHSNAQNPVIGVRSFGTAPSQVTACGRAAIEGFLSAGVIPVAKHFPGHGDTSLDSHVALPRLALTMEQLSLRELRPFEGAIQAGVPMVMTAHLLVPALDADPARTATLSHAVVTGLLREKLRFAGVVVTDALEMHGATALGAHGEVAVRAIEAGVDLLLYSKLEPGPEEAMAALRAALESGRLLPDRIAASIARIRALRAGSAARPPEFSTALEREARDLIPAAELERIAEGAARVLKQGAGGIPLRQPVDVLEVNRPESRAGMADLLRAHGHTAHEHGPVMETWPRRIEGSALLTVAARSNVSPEQEATARAWLRRFPETVTVASLNPHVTDEWPEVRTLLATFDNTPASRRALAKRLAG comes from the coding sequence ATGACGGGCGGCGGCATGGCCGGTCCCTCTTTGGCCGCGGCCCGAATCGGCCCCGAGGAGGTCGTGGAGCGCCTCGGCGAGCTGATGATCGTCGGGGTCCCCGGGACGGCGATGACGCCGGAGGTCGAGGCGCGCCTGCGCGCGATCGCCCCGTCCGGCGTGATCTTCTTCGCGAGCAACTTCGCCGACGCGGGCGGTGCGGCGCGCTACGCTCGCGCCGCGCACGCGGTGGTGGGCACGCCCGATCTCCCCGCCCTCGTCGCGGCCGACGAGGAGGGGGGCATGGTCAGCCAGCTCTCGGGCTTCTGGGAGGTGCCCCCCTCGGCGCGCGCGGTCGCCTCCTCGGGCGGGCCGCCCCTGGTGAAGGATCTCGCGGCGCGCACCGCGCGCCGGTTGCTGGCCCTGGGCGTGAACCTCGACTTCGCGCCGGTCGTGGACATCCACTCCAATGCCCAAAATCCGGTGATCGGCGTGCGATCGTTCGGGACGGCGCCCTCGCAGGTCACCGCCTGCGGGCGGGCGGCGATCGAGGGCTTCCTCTCGGCGGGCGTGATCCCGGTCGCCAAGCACTTTCCCGGGCACGGCGACACCTCGCTCGACTCCCACGTGGCGCTGCCGCGGCTGGCCTTGACGATGGAGCAGCTATCCCTCCGGGAGCTCCGACCCTTCGAGGGCGCGATCCAGGCCGGCGTGCCGATGGTCATGACCGCCCATCTCCTGGTGCCGGCGCTCGACGCCGATCCCGCGCGCACGGCCACGCTCTCGCACGCGGTGGTGACGGGGCTGCTTCGCGAGAAGCTCCGGTTCGCCGGGGTGGTCGTGACCGACGCCCTCGAGATGCACGGCGCCACGGCGCTGGGCGCGCATGGAGAGGTCGCGGTGCGCGCGATCGAGGCGGGGGTGGACCTGCTCCTCTATTCCAAGCTGGAGCCGGGCCCTGAAGAGGCGATGGCCGCGCTGCGCGCGGCGCTGGAGTCGGGGCGTCTTCTTCCCGATCGGATCGCCGCCTCGATCGCACGGATCCGCGCGCTCCGCGCGGGAAGCGCCGCGCGCCCGCCGGAGTTCTCGACGGCGCTGGAGCGGGAGGCGCGGGACCTGATTCCGGCGGCGGAGCTGGAGCGGATCGCCGAGGGGGCGGCGCGGGTGCTGAAGCAGGGCGCGGGAGGGATCCCGCTGCGGCAGCCGGTGGACGTGCTCGAGGTGAATCGGCCCGAGAGCCGCGCCGGGATGGCCGATCTCCTGCGGGCCCACGGCCACACCGCCCACGAGCATGGTCCCGTGATGGAGACCTGGCCCCGCCGGATCGAGGGGAGCGCGCTGCTGACGGTGGCCGCGCGGTCGAACGTGTCGCCCGAGCAGGAGGCGACCGCCCGCGCCTGGCTCCGGCGCTTTCCCGAGACGGTGACGGTCGCGTCGCTCAACCCGCACGTCACCGACGAGTGGCCCGAGGTGCGGACGCTGCTCGCCACGTTCGACAACACCCCGGCGAGCCGCCGCGCGCTCGCCAAGCGCCTCGCGGGCTGA
- a CDS encoding DoxX family protein → MRFLGKYAETLFAIMRIVVGFLYLCHGGQKLFGWFGAEKAAEPLMIAAGVIEFGGGLLIAIGLFASVAAFIASGEMAAAYFMVHAPHSFWPIVNHGELPALYCFVFLYIAAHGSGRLSVDAARRGPART, encoded by the coding sequence ATGCGCTTTCTCGGGAAGTACGCGGAGACCCTGTTCGCGATCATGCGGATCGTGGTCGGATTCCTCTACCTCTGCCACGGCGGGCAGAAGCTGTTCGGCTGGTTCGGCGCCGAGAAGGCGGCGGAGCCGCTGATGATCGCGGCCGGCGTCATCGAGTTCGGCGGCGGGCTGTTGATCGCGATCGGGCTCTTCGCCTCCGTGGCCGCGTTCATCGCGAGCGGCGAAATGGCGGCGGCCTACTTCATGGTCCACGCCCCCCACTCCTTCTGGCCGATCGTGAACCACGGCGAGCTCCCCGCGCTCTATTGCTTCGTGTTCCTGTACATCGCGGCCCACGGCTCGGGCCGGCTGAGCGTGGACGCGGCGCGACGGGGCCCGGCCCGTACGTAA
- a CDS encoding rhodanese-like domain-containing protein codes for MAPNRHRPWIRISLSIVATAIALLTAAVASPQPPSPTLFQAVAGDGDPSASEISTVEMKSVLAAGSAVVFDARPAMEFAMGHIPGARNVAARPGVPMSAYVSDVAEIGRALAGDKSRAIILYCNGPFCGKSRRLAAELRAAGYSNVRRYQLGMPVWRALGEPAQIEPEGLRRVLAEDRTAYVIDAREAGAFAGGSLPGARNIPRSGVLDGKDVGALKDAKNDGRLPMEDHNTRVIVIAGGAAEARYVAEHIAREAFSNVAFFGGTFEEALALAK; via the coding sequence ATGGCGCCGAACCGCCATCGTCCATGGATCCGGATCTCCCTCTCGATCGTCGCCACGGCGATTGCCCTCCTGACGGCGGCCGTGGCGTCGCCCCAGCCGCCTTCCCCCACGCTCTTTCAAGCCGTCGCGGGCGACGGCGATCCCTCCGCCTCCGAGATCTCCACCGTCGAGATGAAGAGCGTCCTCGCCGCCGGCAGCGCCGTCGTCTTCGACGCGCGGCCGGCCATGGAGTTCGCGATGGGGCACATTCCCGGCGCGCGGAACGTCGCGGCCCGGCCCGGCGTGCCGATGTCCGCGTACGTCTCCGACGTCGCGGAGATCGGTCGCGCGCTCGCGGGCGACAAGTCGAGAGCGATCATCCTGTACTGCAACGGTCCGTTCTGCGGGAAGAGCCGGCGGCTCGCGGCGGAGCTCCGGGCGGCCGGCTACTCGAACGTGCGCCGCTATCAGCTCGGCATGCCGGTCTGGCGCGCCCTCGGCGAGCCGGCGCAGATCGAACCCGAGGGCCTGCGCCGCGTTCTCGCGGAGGACCGCACCGCGTACGTCATCGACGCGCGGGAAGCCGGGGCGTTCGCGGGCGGGTCGCTGCCCGGCGCCCGGAACATTCCGCGCTCGGGCGTGCTCGACGGCAAGGACGTCGGGGCGCTGAAGGACGCGAAGAACGACGGGCGCCTGCCCATGGAGGACCACAACACGCGGGTGATCGTGATCGCCGGAGGCGCCGCCGAAGCGCGCTACGTGGCGGAGCACATCGCGCGCGAGGCGTTCTCCAACGTGGCGTTCTTTGGCGGGACCTTCGAGGAGGCGCTCGCCCTGGCGAAGTAG
- a CDS encoding N-acetylmuramoyl-L-alanine amidase yields the protein MRERSTRPAARPLRGARAGLGRVAPLALLLLLALGCFLGAVPAATSAAPAPAAPELVRLRFWTAPEHTRLVFDLSGAVPATTKFRMTDSTTFEVFMPRVRKSPAVTTEFVGDSLVADIFPAVSDSGTSVRIHLKRKVTPLGFVLAAADGVPDRVVVDVPMPVNPAAEQALEQKVTELKSGKKMFIVAIDAGHGGEDTGAIGYRHLQEADITLAVARKLKSQLDLIPGISAVLTRTSDYFIPLRKRIDLARKYQADLFVSIHCNASRNHDATGTEIYFLSPNGATDEASRSLAEKENAADMIGGVPPESGDDLISILFDLRQNDTVRRSSELAELLIDAVSADTRLSTRGVKQAGFVVLKAPEIPSVLVETAFITNPREAAILKDTQFQNKFAEHLAQGIQSYKAMRDRASGGAAAPTGSSN from the coding sequence GTGCGCGAGCGTTCGACGAGGCCCGCTGCGCGTCCCCTTCGGGGGGCGCGGGCGGGCCTCGGCCGTGTTGCGCCGCTCGCGCTTCTCCTGCTCCTCGCCCTGGGGTGCTTCCTGGGCGCCGTGCCCGCCGCCACCAGCGCGGCGCCCGCGCCCGCGGCGCCGGAGCTGGTGCGGCTCCGCTTTTGGACGGCTCCCGAGCACACCCGCCTCGTCTTCGACCTGAGCGGTGCTGTGCCCGCGACCACCAAGTTCCGCATGACCGACTCGACCACGTTCGAGGTCTTCATGCCGCGGGTCCGGAAGTCCCCGGCCGTGACGACGGAGTTCGTCGGGGACAGCCTCGTGGCCGACATCTTCCCGGCGGTCTCCGACTCGGGCACGTCGGTGCGCATCCATCTGAAGAGGAAGGTGACGCCGCTCGGGTTCGTCCTCGCGGCCGCCGACGGCGTCCCCGACCGCGTGGTCGTGGACGTGCCGATGCCGGTCAATCCGGCCGCAGAGCAGGCGCTCGAGCAGAAGGTGACCGAGCTGAAGAGCGGAAAGAAGATGTTCATCGTGGCGATCGACGCGGGGCACGGCGGCGAGGATACGGGCGCGATCGGATATCGCCACCTCCAGGAGGCCGACATCACGTTGGCCGTGGCCCGGAAGCTGAAATCCCAGCTGGACCTGATTCCCGGCATCAGCGCCGTGCTCACCCGGACGAGCGACTACTTCATCCCGCTGCGGAAGCGGATCGACCTGGCGCGGAAGTACCAGGCCGACCTCTTCGTCAGCATCCACTGCAACGCGAGCCGGAACCACGACGCGACTGGGACCGAGATCTACTTCCTCTCGCCGAACGGCGCGACCGACGAGGCCTCGCGCTCCCTGGCCGAGAAGGAGAACGCCGCGGACATGATCGGGGGCGTGCCTCCCGAGAGCGGCGACGACCTGATCTCCATCCTGTTCGACCTCCGGCAGAACGACACCGTCCGGCGCTCGAGCGAGCTGGCGGAGCTCCTGATCGACGCGGTGAGCGCCGACACCCGCCTGAGCACGCGCGGCGTGAAGCAGGCCGGCTTCGTGGTCCTGAAGGCGCCGGAGATCCCCTCGGTCCTGGTGGAGACGGCCTTCATCACGAATCCGCGGGAGGCGGCGATCCTCAAGGACACGCAGTTCCAGAACAAATTCGCGGAGCATCTCGCTCAGGGGATCCAGAGCTACAAGGCCATGCGCGACCGGGCATCCGGAGGGGCGGCGGCCCCGACGGGCAGCTCGAACTAG